One Verrucomicrobiia bacterium genomic window carries:
- a CDS encoding PEP-CTERM sorting domain-containing protein produces MKHTHQGMLATGLMALALAAPLHAQHGHLNSGAVGQNQGDALSFLNGADFAAGSGYVKALNFAGSGTYAGHYEGGITLTAVHSLSGTDANGIPYVANPNGAAPGAFLQYSIVSVEGPAGGTFAFWEAGATAPTFRYASGYTAGGAPDLIVISDASTGAGIPGGDPFGHLHGRRFTATTAGDYTVGFQLVDTSANGVGGGPIHTASDVLQIQFSAVPEPGACVLGLLGIGALGWAIRRR; encoded by the coding sequence ATGAAACATACCCATCAAGGGATGCTGGCGACCGGCCTGATGGCCCTGGCACTCGCCGCACCCCTCCACGCCCAACACGGGCATCTGAACAGCGGCGCCGTCGGACAGAACCAGGGTGATGCCCTGAGCTTCCTCAACGGCGCCGATTTTGCGGCAGGCTCCGGTTACGTGAAGGCCCTCAACTTCGCGGGATCCGGAACCTACGCGGGCCACTACGAGGGAGGCATCACGCTGACGGCGGTCCACTCCCTTTCGGGCACCGACGCCAACGGCATCCCGTACGTCGCCAATCCCAACGGCGCCGCCCCCGGGGCGTTCCTCCAGTACAGCATCGTCTCCGTTGAGGGACCCGCCGGCGGCACCTTTGCCTTCTGGGAGGCGGGAGCCACGGCGCCCACATTCCGTTACGCGTCCGGCTACACGGCGGGCGGCGCACCGGACCTCATCGTCATCAGCGACGCCTCCACCGGCGCCGGGATTCCGGGCGGGGATCCGTTCGGACACCTCCACGGGCGCCGTTTTACCGCGACCACGGCCGGCGACTACACGGTGGGCTTTCAACTGGTGGACACCTCGGCCAATGGCGTCGGCGGCGGACCCATCCACACCGCCAGTGACGTGCTTCAGATCCAGTTCAGCGCCGTACCGGAGCCGGGAGCCTGTGTCCTTGGACTGCTCGGAATCGGCGCGCTGGGCTGGGCGATTCGCCGCAGGTGA